A region from the Drosophila ananassae strain 14024-0371.13 chromosome 2L, ASM1763931v2, whole genome shotgun sequence genome encodes:
- the LOC6501445 gene encoding ER membrane protein complex subunit 6, whose product MNRVRTTQAKTGEIIAYSEGAIRNNISAVEYCRTSMAAISGCAAGILGLSGTLGFLFYFLSVFVLWILVLLKSGTQWRKFFINRRNLLTNQFMGGLCTYVLFWTFLYGMVHVY is encoded by the exons atGAACCGAGTGAGGACTACGCAGGCCAAGACAGGCGAGATCATCGCTTACAGCGAAGGTGCAATTCGCAACAACATATCCGCCGTGGAGTACTGCCGCACCTCGATGGCCGCCATCTCCGGCTGTGCTGCGG GAATCCTTGGACTAAGCGGAACCCTGGGCTTCCTGTTCTACTTTCTATCGGTCTTTGTTCTGTGGATTCTGGTACTCTTGAAGTCCGGTACCCAGTGGCGCAAGTTCTTCATCAACCGCCGGAATCTGCTGACCAACCAGTTCATGGGTGGCCTTTGCACCTACGTGCTCTTCTGGACATTCCTATACGGCATGGTTCACGTGTATTAA
- the LOC6507960 gene encoding beta-1,4-galactosyltransferase 7 has product MVTVSTVNWLFVCGLSFCLGGIAVLSFMPLGSDCICPLSNPPTRSVGIPATAEHSQEVPKSPHHDHVKADHKMALLVPFRDRFEELLQFVPHITKFLQRQNVEHHIFVLNQVDRFRFNRASLINVGFQFTSNVYDYIAMHDVDLLPMNDDLRYEYPSSLGPLHIAGPKLHPKYHYENFVGGILLVRREQFQQMNGMSNQYWGWGLEDDEFFVRIRDAGLRVTRPENIKTGTNNTFSHIHNRHHRKRDTQKCFNQKEMTRKRDHKTGLDNVRYKILKVHELSIDGVDVTILNILLECDLNKTPWCDCSGTAAAASAVQT; this is encoded by the exons ATGGTGACCGTATCCACCGTCAACTGGCTCTTCGTCTGCGGACTTTCCTTCTGCTTGGGCGGAATCGCCGTTCTCAGTTTCATGCCACTGGGATCAG ATTGCATATGCCCGCTCTCCAATCCCCCGACTAGGTCAGTAGGCATCCCGGCTACTGCCGAGCATTCACAAGAAGTGCCAAAATCGCCCCATCATGATCATGTCAAAGCGGATCACAAAATGGCCTTACTGGTGCCGTTCCGTGATAGATTCGAGGAGCTTCTGCAGTTCGTACCCCATATAACAAAGTTCCTCCAACGTCAGAATGTGGAGCACCACATATTCGTCTTGAACCAGGTGGATCGATTCCGATTCAACCGCGCCTCCCTCATCAACGTGGGCTTCCAGTTCACCAGCAATGTCTATGACTACATCGCCATGCACGACGTGGATTTGCTGCCCATGAACGACGATTTGCGGTACGAGTATCCTAGTAGTCTGGGACCCTTGCACATTGCCGGCCCTAAGCTGCATCCAAAGTACCACTACGAGAACTTTGTGGGCGGAATACTCTTGGTGCGCAGGGAACAGTTTCAGCAGATGAACGGCATGTCCAACCAATACTGGGGCTGGGGACTAGAAGACGATGAGTTCTTTGTACGCATCCGGGATGCAGGATTGAGAGTCACAAGACCGGAGAATATAAAGACTGGCACAAACAATACTTTTAG CCATATCCATAATCGCCATCACCGCAAGCGCGACACGCAAAAGTGCTTCAACCAGAAGGAGATGACTCGCAAAAGGGACCACAAGACGGGTCTGGACAATGTCCGATACAAGATTTTGAAGGTCCACGAATTGTCCATTGACGGAGTGGATGTAACGATACTTAACATACTGCTCGAATGTGATCTAAATAAAACGCCATGGTGCGACTGCTCTGGAACAGCGGCGGCCGCCTCCGCCGTACAGACCTGA